Proteins co-encoded in one Conger conger chromosome 4, fConCon1.1, whole genome shotgun sequence genomic window:
- the ptbp2a gene encoding polypyrimidine tract-binding protein 2 isoform X2, whose protein sequence is MDGIVSDVAVGVKRGSDELLSSSLYSSPSSGMSNIVTANGNDSKKLRVEDRMDCPPSRVLHIRKLPNEVSETEVIALGLPFGKVTNILTLKGKNQAFLELGTEEAAMTMVNYYTAVTPHVRNVPVFIQYSNHKELKTDSAGNQRAQAVLQAVSAVQAGGTPTSGSTASESALTPAPSPVLRIIIDNMFYPVTLDVLQQIFSKFGTVMKIITFTKNNQFQALLQFNDPVNAQQAKLALDGQNIYNACCTLRIDFSKLVNLNVKYNNDKSRDYTRPELPAGDGQPAVDPSVAAAFNKDSTSLLGALSPLSAAAAAAAAAGRVALSGHSGSSGVLLVSNLNEEMVTPQSLFTLFGVYGDAQRVKILYNKKDSALIQMADANQAQLAMSHLNGQKMYGKIIRVTLSKHQTVQLPREGLDDQGLTKDFTNSPLHRFKKPGSKNFQNIFPPSATLHLSNIPQDVTEEDLRLLFSNTGGTVKAFKFFQDHKMALLQMSTVEEAIQALIDLHNYNMGDNHHLRVSFSKSTI, encoded by the exons ATGGAcgg CATTGTCAGTGATGTTGCTGTTGGCGTAAAG AGAGGATCAGACGAGCTGCTGTCTAGCAGTCTGTACAGCAGTCCGAGCTCTGGAATGAGCAATATCGTCACCG CAAATGGAAATGACAGCAAAAAGCTGAGAGTGGAAGACAGAATGGACTGCCCCCCCTCTCGTGTCCTTCACATCCGAAAGCTCCCCAATGAGGTATCGGAGACAGAGGTCATTGCCCTGGGGCTGCCTTTCGGGAAAGTCACCAATATCCTGACGCTCAAAGGGAAAAATCAG GCATTCTTGGAGCTTGGGACTGAGGAGGCAGCAATGACAATGGTCAACTACTACACTGCTGTTACCCCTCATGTTCGCAACGTGCCTGTTTTCATCCAGTACTCCAATCACAAAGAGTTGAAAACCGACAGTGCCGGAAACCAG CGAGCTCAAGCTGTCCTTCAGGCTGTATCGGCTGTCCAGGCAGGAGGAACACCCACGTCAGGCTCAACGGCCAGCGAGAGCGCGCTAACTCCCGCCCCGAGCCCCGTCCTCAGAATAATCATCGACAACATGTTCTACCCCGTCACACTGGACGTCCTTCAGCAG ATTTTTTCGAAGTTCGGAACGGTCATGAAGATCATCACATTCACAAAGAACAACCAGTTCCAAGCTTTGCTGCAGTTTAATGATCCTGTGAACGCTCAGCAAGCCAAACTG GCCCTGGACGGTCAGAACATCTACAACGCCTGCTGCACATTGCGCATCGACTTCTCCAAGCTGGTCAACCTAAACGTCAAGTACAACAATGACAAGAGCCGGGACTACACCAGGCCGGAGCTGCCCGCGGGAGACGGGCAGCCGGCCGTGGACCCGTCGGTCGCTGCGGCCTTCAACAAGGACTCCACCTCGCTGCTCG GAGCCTTGAGTCCGCTGAGCGCGGCGGCTGCAGCAGCCGCTGCCGCTGGGAGGGTGGCTCTGTCCGGGCACTCGGGCTCCAGCGGCGTTCTGCTCGTCAGCAACCTCAACGAGGAG ATGGTTACGCCCCAAAGTCTGTTTACCCTCTTCG GCGTTTATGGTGATGCTCAACGCGTGAAGATACTGTATAATAAGAAAGACAGTGCACTTATACAAATGGCAGATGCAAATCAAGCCCAATTAG CAATGAGTCATCTAAACGGTCAGAAGATGTATGGAAAAATCATCCGGGTGACTTTGTCGAAGCACCAAACGGTACAGCTACCAAGGGAAGGACTGGACGACCAAGGGCTCACAAAAGACTTTACGAACTCTCCGTTGCATCGCTTCAAAAAGCCCGGCTCGAAGAACTTCCAGAACATCTTTCCTCCCTCCGCTACCCTCCATCTGTCTAACATCCC ACAAGACGTAACCGAAGAAGACCTCAGACTACTGTTCTCCAACACCGGTGGCACTGTGAAAGCCTTCAAATTTTTCCA ggatCACAAAATGGCCCTGTTGCAAATGTCGACTGTTGAAGAAGCGATACAAGCCCTGATAGACCTCCACAATTACAACATGGGAGACAACCATCACCTGAGAGTCTCCTTCTCCAAATCCACCATCTGA
- the ptbp2a gene encoding polypyrimidine tract-binding protein 2 isoform X1, with product MDGIVSDVAVGVKRGSDELLSSSLYSSPSSGMSNIVTANGNDSKKLRVEDRMDCPPSRVLHIRKLPNEVSETEVIALGLPFGKVTNILTLKGKNQAFLELGTEEAAMTMVNYYTAVTPHVRNVPVFIQYSNHKELKTDSAGNQRAQAVLQAVSAVQAGGTPTSGSTASESALTPAPSPVLRIIIDNMFYPVTLDVLQQIFSKFGTVMKIITFTKNNQFQALLQFNDPVNAQQAKLALDGQNIYNACCTLRIDFSKLVNLNVKYNNDKSRDYTRPELPAGDGQPAVDPSVAAAFNKDSTSLLGTPSGMVAPYSSGGGFPSSLGFAQGGGALSPLSAAAAAAAAAGRVALSGHSGSSGVLLVSNLNEEMVTPQSLFTLFGVYGDAQRVKILYNKKDSALIQMADANQAQLAMSHLNGQKMYGKIIRVTLSKHQTVQLPREGLDDQGLTKDFTNSPLHRFKKPGSKNFQNIFPPSATLHLSNIPQDVTEEDLRLLFSNTGGTVKAFKFFQDHKMALLQMSTVEEAIQALIDLHNYNMGDNHHLRVSFSKSTI from the exons ATGGAcgg CATTGTCAGTGATGTTGCTGTTGGCGTAAAG AGAGGATCAGACGAGCTGCTGTCTAGCAGTCTGTACAGCAGTCCGAGCTCTGGAATGAGCAATATCGTCACCG CAAATGGAAATGACAGCAAAAAGCTGAGAGTGGAAGACAGAATGGACTGCCCCCCCTCTCGTGTCCTTCACATCCGAAAGCTCCCCAATGAGGTATCGGAGACAGAGGTCATTGCCCTGGGGCTGCCTTTCGGGAAAGTCACCAATATCCTGACGCTCAAAGGGAAAAATCAG GCATTCTTGGAGCTTGGGACTGAGGAGGCAGCAATGACAATGGTCAACTACTACACTGCTGTTACCCCTCATGTTCGCAACGTGCCTGTTTTCATCCAGTACTCCAATCACAAAGAGTTGAAAACCGACAGTGCCGGAAACCAG CGAGCTCAAGCTGTCCTTCAGGCTGTATCGGCTGTCCAGGCAGGAGGAACACCCACGTCAGGCTCAACGGCCAGCGAGAGCGCGCTAACTCCCGCCCCGAGCCCCGTCCTCAGAATAATCATCGACAACATGTTCTACCCCGTCACACTGGACGTCCTTCAGCAG ATTTTTTCGAAGTTCGGAACGGTCATGAAGATCATCACATTCACAAAGAACAACCAGTTCCAAGCTTTGCTGCAGTTTAATGATCCTGTGAACGCTCAGCAAGCCAAACTG GCCCTGGACGGTCAGAACATCTACAACGCCTGCTGCACATTGCGCATCGACTTCTCCAAGCTGGTCAACCTAAACGTCAAGTACAACAATGACAAGAGCCGGGACTACACCAGGCCGGAGCTGCCCGCGGGAGACGGGCAGCCGGCCGTGGACCCGTCGGTCGCTGCGGCCTTCAACAAGGACTCCACCTCGCTGCTCG GTACTCCATCTGGAATGGTAGCTCCATATTCTAGTGGTGGAGGGTTTCCGTCTTCTCTTGGCTTTGCACAGGGTGGAG GAGCCTTGAGTCCGCTGAGCGCGGCGGCTGCAGCAGCCGCTGCCGCTGGGAGGGTGGCTCTGTCCGGGCACTCGGGCTCCAGCGGCGTTCTGCTCGTCAGCAACCTCAACGAGGAG ATGGTTACGCCCCAAAGTCTGTTTACCCTCTTCG GCGTTTATGGTGATGCTCAACGCGTGAAGATACTGTATAATAAGAAAGACAGTGCACTTATACAAATGGCAGATGCAAATCAAGCCCAATTAG CAATGAGTCATCTAAACGGTCAGAAGATGTATGGAAAAATCATCCGGGTGACTTTGTCGAAGCACCAAACGGTACAGCTACCAAGGGAAGGACTGGACGACCAAGGGCTCACAAAAGACTTTACGAACTCTCCGTTGCATCGCTTCAAAAAGCCCGGCTCGAAGAACTTCCAGAACATCTTTCCTCCCTCCGCTACCCTCCATCTGTCTAACATCCC ACAAGACGTAACCGAAGAAGACCTCAGACTACTGTTCTCCAACACCGGTGGCACTGTGAAAGCCTTCAAATTTTTCCA ggatCACAAAATGGCCCTGTTGCAAATGTCGACTGTTGAAGAAGCGATACAAGCCCTGATAGACCTCCACAATTACAACATGGGAGACAACCATCACCTGAGAGTCTCCTTCTCCAAATCCACCATCTGA